The following proteins are encoded in a genomic region of Lujinxingia vulgaris:
- a CDS encoding anthranilate synthase component II, protein MGWTRRDPNDWAIRGPGQVVLLDNRDSFVYNLADRLARAGVMPAVVRSDAISLSDLLEARPSALVVSPGPGHPRDAGISEAAIEALSGEVPILGVCLGHQAIARVFGTPVVRSEKPRHGMASAITHDGSGIFKGMDEVLPMARYHSLVARAPVRAPLVANAHTDAFVMGVRHETHPTHGVQFHPESILSPAGLGMLRNFLAMIPA, encoded by the coding sequence ATGGGATGGACTCGCCGCGACCCTAACGACTGGGCGATTCGAGGGCCCGGGCAGGTGGTGCTTCTCGATAACCGGGACTCGTTTGTCTACAACCTGGCGGACCGACTGGCGCGCGCCGGGGTTATGCCGGCGGTGGTGCGTAGTGATGCAATCTCGCTATCAGATCTGCTTGAGGCCAGGCCCTCGGCGCTTGTGGTCTCGCCAGGGCCGGGCCATCCGCGCGATGCCGGCATCAGCGAGGCGGCGATCGAGGCGCTCTCCGGTGAGGTGCCCATTCTGGGGGTGTGTCTGGGGCATCAGGCCATTGCCCGGGTGTTTGGAACCCCGGTGGTTCGCAGCGAGAAGCCGCGTCACGGCATGGCCAGCGCCATCACCCATGATGGCAGCGGCATCTTTAAAGGGATGGATGAGGTTTTGCCGATGGCGCGCTACCACAGTCTGGTCGCGCGCGCGCCGGTACGAGCGCCGCTTGTTGCCAACGCTCATACGGATGCATTCGTGATGGGAGTGCGCCACGAGACTCACCCCACACACGGGGTGCAGTTCCACCCGGAGTCGATTCTGAGTCCGGCGGGGCTGGGGATGTTGCGGAACTTTCTCGCGATGATCCCGGCCTGA
- a CDS encoding aminotransferase class IV — protein MMMEDDRSFLYGDGLFETVRVEASHVRFLDRHCARLRRSGRALGFDEAQIEEGCALLATPPGPEGLWRVTVSRRDPAIDFGGSGRVCGRWRPGLPALSPPALVTMPGFYMPGDALAEHKTTSWLRSVELRRRAQLAGADDGVGVSENGKVGECSAANLLVLLEDRWVTPPVRGILPGITREVLLERASAAEIPLKEAKVTLKGLGEARALALLSTGVGVLEARSIDERALEMGCTAELKAMLEDV, from the coding sequence ATGATGATGGAGGATGATCGCAGCTTTCTCTACGGGGACGGTCTTTTTGAGACGGTGCGTGTCGAGGCGTCGCACGTGAGATTTCTCGATCGTCATTGCGCCCGACTTCGGCGCTCGGGGCGGGCGCTGGGCTTTGATGAGGCTCAGATTGAGGAGGGCTGCGCGCTGCTCGCTACGCCGCCGGGGCCCGAGGGCCTCTGGAGGGTCACGGTGAGCCGGCGTGACCCGGCGATTGATTTTGGCGGGAGCGGACGAGTGTGCGGAAGGTGGCGGCCCGGGTTGCCCGCGTTGTCGCCGCCTGCGCTGGTCACGATGCCCGGGTTCTACATGCCCGGCGACGCGCTGGCCGAACACAAGACCACAAGCTGGCTACGCTCGGTGGAGCTTCGCCGTCGCGCACAGCTCGCCGGCGCTGACGATGGCGTGGGTGTCAGCGAGAACGGGAAGGTGGGGGAGTGCAGCGCAGCGAACCTTCTTGTGCTGCTTGAGGATAGATGGGTCACGCCGCCGGTGAGAGGCATTCTGCCGGGTATCACCCGCGAGGTGCTGCTGGAGCGAGCTTCTGCGGCCGAGATCCCGCTTAAAGAAGCTAAAGTTACACTTAAGGGTTTAGGTGAGGCTCGTGCGTTGGCGCTTCTTTCCACGGGCGTCGGCGTGCTGGAAGCTCGCTCCATCGATGAGCGAGCGCTGGAAATGGGATGCACCGCCGAACTTAAAGCGATGCTTGAGGATGTGTAA
- a CDS encoding anthranilate synthase component I family protein, which produces MSRRLTIGTSPLQLARALLTSVEGDVLFFDSQSGSGPHARWSMLMWNPRRWLEESAVGSGRIVEQPAGVVVDDVPAWMRQAHARCEASGEGGALPFCGGLAGFWSYECGAYLDELRAELPRDDSPLLWVGAFDGALIFDHAQRSWWASGSEAWVEGAMAWIETQGAVDPADDAEVEAARELRVDVREVEGERYKRGVQAGVDAIFDGELFEVNYSERWEARWSVGGWELYRRLRQAAPGPFGGLIRAGETTIASVSPEQFIEVREDGVVQTRPIKGTRPRGASAEEDAALAEELCASEKDRAENVMIVDLMRNDLTRVCVPASVEVSELCGLHSFASVHHLISTVEGKLPARADALDVFAACFPAGSITGAPRLRAMEWIAEHEASARGPYTGSMFYWSAAGGFDSNVLIRTATLTGPKVRYGAGGAVVSDSDPTGEWEEARWKARPFFKALGLDGEKSPRSEGPGRGGEDDDGG; this is translated from the coding sequence ATGTCGCGTCGTCTCACCATCGGCACGTCCCCACTCCAGCTTGCGCGGGCTCTGCTCACCAGTGTGGAGGGGGACGTGCTTTTTTTTGATTCTCAGAGCGGCTCCGGCCCGCATGCGCGTTGGTCGATGTTGATGTGGAATCCCCGACGCTGGCTCGAAGAGTCAGCCGTGGGTTCGGGCCGGATCGTCGAGCAGCCGGCAGGCGTCGTGGTCGACGATGTGCCCGCCTGGATGCGTCAGGCCCATGCCCGATGTGAGGCGTCGGGGGAGGGCGGTGCGCTCCCTTTTTGTGGGGGGCTTGCCGGCTTCTGGTCCTATGAGTGTGGCGCCTACCTCGATGAACTACGCGCGGAGCTGCCGCGCGATGACTCGCCACTGCTCTGGGTCGGCGCGTTTGATGGGGCGTTGATCTTCGATCACGCGCAGCGAAGCTGGTGGGCCAGCGGGAGCGAGGCGTGGGTCGAGGGGGCGATGGCGTGGATCGAAACGCAGGGCGCCGTGGACCCGGCGGACGATGCTGAGGTTGAGGCGGCGCGGGAACTTCGCGTGGACGTTCGGGAGGTCGAGGGGGAGCGTTATAAACGCGGCGTGCAGGCCGGGGTCGATGCGATCTTTGATGGCGAGCTCTTCGAGGTGAACTACAGCGAGCGGTGGGAGGCCCGCTGGAGCGTCGGGGGCTGGGAGCTCTACCGGCGTTTGCGTCAGGCTGCGCCCGGTCCTTTCGGTGGCTTGATTCGCGCCGGTGAGACCACGATCGCGTCGGTGAGCCCCGAGCAGTTCATTGAGGTCAGGGAGGATGGGGTGGTGCAGACCCGGCCGATCAAGGGCACGCGCCCCCGGGGCGCGTCGGCTGAGGAGGATGCGGCGCTGGCCGAAGAGCTCTGCGCCAGCGAAAAAGATCGGGCTGAGAATGTGATGATTGTCGATCTGATGCGCAATGACCTCACGCGGGTGTGTGTGCCCGCAAGTGTGGAAGTGAGCGAGCTCTGCGGGCTGCATAGTTTTGCCTCGGTGCATCATCTGATCTCGACGGTCGAAGGGAAACTTCCGGCCCGCGCGGACGCGTTGGACGTCTTTGCCGCGTGTTTTCCCGCCGGAAGCATCACGGGCGCACCTCGATTGAGAGCGATGGAGTGGATCGCCGAACATGAGGCCAGCGCGCGCGGGCCCTATACCGGCTCGATGTTTTACTGGTCGGCCGCGGGCGGCTTTGACAGCAACGTGTTGATTCGCACTGCGACGCTCACCGGCCCAAAAGTGCGCTATGGCGCCGGCGGGGCGGTCGTCTCCGACTCTGACCCGACCGGCGAGTGGGAAGAGGCCCGCTGGAAGGCCCGCCCCTTCTTCAAAGCCCTGGGGCTGGATGGGGAGAAGTCGCCCCGTAGTGAGGGGCCAGGGCGCGGCGGGGAGGATGATGATGGAGGATGA
- a CDS encoding OmpA family protein: protein MSGSFKSKFGKMIALGAAGAASAMLATGCAPSPKSDELVELERMLQDPAAQELREIPNAARYHQEARQLRRVSEEAREERRDELSREYAILGTLRYRTAVAVATQFESAERLKAANAKIEEVNPELRATNESRNALAREIQQLDSEIRTAVREQEARRRAEASRRESSFEAAQSTSTDTTSENLQQVNARIEAAEAARAAALEYKADEYERSRAVFNRAESQLSNARSLLQSQPGAAGTILQQVNFAVQLFEEAESTAKPIHEEMVEKMRPENRISVLRQMARDNFGGPYTEEEYQGIRIVMARMFVPQEANFRQNTDAMLDVLARLTKEYDEFSIQIEGYTQRRGNVTENLATSQLRAHRVRDFLVERGVDASRISTEGFGQERVRFSDDAENNDRVEIILRHSGK from the coding sequence ATGTCAGGCAGTTTTAAGAGCAAGTTTGGGAAGATGATCGCCCTGGGAGCGGCGGGGGCAGCGAGCGCGATGCTGGCCACCGGGTGTGCTCCCAGCCCGAAGTCCGATGAGCTGGTGGAGCTGGAACGCATGCTTCAGGACCCGGCGGCCCAGGAGCTGCGCGAGATTCCCAACGCGGCGCGCTACCACCAGGAGGCCCGCCAGCTTCGTCGTGTCTCGGAGGAGGCCCGCGAGGAGCGGCGCGACGAGCTCTCCCGCGAGTACGCGATCCTGGGCACGCTGCGCTACCGCACGGCGGTGGCCGTGGCCACGCAGTTTGAATCGGCCGAGCGTCTTAAGGCCGCCAACGCGAAGATCGAAGAGGTCAACCCGGAGCTGCGTGCGACCAACGAGAGCCGCAACGCGCTTGCCCGGGAGATTCAACAGCTCGACAGCGAAATTCGCACCGCGGTGCGCGAGCAGGAAGCACGCCGACGCGCCGAAGCCTCGCGACGCGAGAGCTCCTTTGAGGCGGCGCAGTCCACGAGCACCGATACCACCTCGGAGAACCTCCAGCAGGTCAACGCGCGCATTGAGGCCGCGGAGGCGGCTCGCGCAGCGGCGCTGGAGTACAAAGCCGATGAGTACGAGCGCAGCCGCGCGGTGTTTAACCGGGCGGAGTCGCAGCTGAGCAACGCGCGCTCGCTGCTGCAGAGCCAGCCCGGGGCGGCCGGCACCATCTTGCAGCAGGTCAACTTCGCGGTTCAGCTCTTTGAGGAGGCCGAGTCAACGGCTAAGCCCATCCACGAGGAGATGGTCGAGAAGATGCGCCCTGAAAACCGCATCTCGGTGCTGCGGCAGATGGCTCGCGACAACTTCGGTGGGCCTTATACCGAGGAAGAGTATCAGGGTATCCGCATCGTGATGGCGCGGATGTTCGTGCCGCAGGAGGCGAACTTCCGCCAGAACACCGACGCGATGCTCGATGTGCTGGCTCGCCTGACCAAAGAGTACGATGAGTTCTCGATTCAGATCGAGGGCTACACCCAGCGTCGTGGCAACGTCACCGAGAACCTGGCGACGTCGCAGCTGCGCGCCCACCGCGTGCGGGACTTTTTGGTGGAGCGGGGCGTCGACGCGTCGCGCATCTCCACCGAGGGCTTTGGTCAGGAGCGTGTGCGTTTCAGCGATGACGCCGAGAATAACGATCGCGTCGAGATCATCTTGAGGCATAGCGGCAAATGA
- a CDS encoding PrkA family serine protein kinase, which produces MASKDLLERVASEVQDDFQDNHRIMSFPQFMEAFAQHPRRHARSSAQYVRDCFDFFGRETKPQFWGEVTHFGLFNTPFDKGRNRLVGQERTQEQVFKLLENFVREGKVNKLILLHGPNGSAKSTFVDTVMRAMEHYSQTEDGALYRFNWIFPTEKLARGSSIGFGGYQTRTVDASTLESFAFLDEEDIDAKISSDLKDHPLLLIPLKQRQALLQEFVDEWIIPSDNNDSDALRERLDGDADDEGDAPFTFSDTILRGDLSHTNRQIFDALLTAYRGDFARVMKHVQVERFYISRRYRAGAVTVEPQMRVDAGLRQLTVDRSLSALPASLQNQTIFEPFGDLVDANRGIIEYDDLFKRHPDFNKYLLATSEKATVSLENRILHLDTVMMATANEDYLDAYKQTADYSSFKGRVELVRVPYLLDYTVEEIIYREQIASVNFTKRIAPHTTFVAALWAVLTRLKRPQADQYSATIRDIVGRLSPLEKADLYAHGRVPSNIGPERARELKAIVPRLMAEGEGSADYEGRYGASPREMKMILLNASQNERFPTLSPLAVFEELGKLVRDPSVFPFLQMKPDGPYYRHDQFIDVVRERYLDIIDLEIRSAMGLVEEEQYGEFFARYIDHVSQWLKGEKVYNRITGKYEKPDEELMAEMEETINHEEDPEDFRRGLITSIAAFSIDNPGMKVDYQQIFPMFFEALQEAFFEERQRQIQRIEENLLTYFESEDGALSSSERQSVETTLTNLKSRYGYCDESAREAVAFLLSNRYKS; this is translated from the coding sequence ATGGCGAGCAAAGATCTGCTAGAGCGCGTGGCCTCCGAGGTCCAGGACGACTTTCAGGACAACCATCGCATCATGAGCTTCCCGCAGTTTATGGAAGCCTTTGCGCAACATCCCCGGCGTCATGCGCGCAGCAGCGCCCAGTACGTGCGCGACTGCTTCGACTTCTTCGGGCGAGAGACCAAGCCGCAGTTCTGGGGCGAGGTGACCCATTTCGGGCTCTTTAACACGCCTTTTGATAAGGGGCGTAATCGTCTGGTGGGCCAGGAACGCACCCAGGAGCAGGTCTTTAAGCTGCTCGAGAACTTTGTGCGCGAGGGCAAGGTCAACAAGTTGATCCTGCTTCACGGCCCCAACGGCAGCGCCAAGAGCACCTTCGTCGACACGGTGATGCGGGCGATGGAGCATTACTCACAGACCGAAGACGGCGCGCTCTACCGTTTCAACTGGATCTTTCCGACCGAGAAGCTCGCTCGTGGCAGCTCCATCGGCTTCGGGGGCTACCAGACCCGTACCGTCGACGCGTCGACGCTGGAGAGCTTTGCATTTCTCGATGAAGAAGACATCGACGCGAAGATCTCCAGCGACCTCAAAGATCATCCGCTCCTTCTCATCCCGCTCAAGCAACGCCAGGCGCTGCTGCAGGAGTTCGTCGACGAGTGGATCATTCCCAGCGACAACAACGACAGCGACGCGCTTCGCGAGCGCCTTGACGGAGATGCCGACGACGAGGGCGACGCGCCATTTACCTTCAGCGATACGATCCTCCGGGGCGATCTCAGCCACACCAATCGCCAGATCTTCGATGCGCTCCTGACCGCTTACCGCGGCGACTTCGCCCGGGTGATGAAGCATGTGCAGGTGGAGCGTTTTTATATCAGCCGCCGCTACCGTGCGGGCGCCGTCACGGTGGAACCGCAGATGCGGGTCGACGCCGGGCTGCGCCAGCTGACGGTCGACCGCAGCCTCTCGGCGCTGCCGGCGAGCCTGCAGAACCAGACGATCTTTGAGCCCTTTGGCGATCTGGTCGACGCGAACCGGGGCATCATCGAGTACGACGACCTGTTTAAACGTCACCCCGACTTCAACAAATACCTGCTGGCAACCAGCGAGAAGGCCACGGTCTCGCTGGAGAACCGCATCCTTCACCTGGATACGGTGATGATGGCCACGGCCAACGAGGATTACCTCGACGCCTACAAGCAGACCGCGGACTACTCCTCGTTTAAGGGTCGGGTGGAGCTTGTGCGGGTGCCCTACCTGCTCGACTACACCGTCGAGGAGATCATCTACCGCGAGCAGATCGCCAGCGTGAACTTCACCAAGCGCATCGCGCCGCACACGACCTTTGTGGCGGCGTTGTGGGCGGTGCTCACGCGGCTGAAACGCCCCCAGGCGGACCAATACAGCGCCACGATTCGCGACATCGTCGGCAGGCTCTCACCGCTTGAGAAGGCCGATCTTTACGCCCACGGTCGGGTGCCCTCGAATATCGGGCCGGAGCGCGCCCGTGAGCTCAAGGCCATCGTGCCGCGTCTGATGGCCGAGGGGGAGGGGAGCGCCGACTACGAAGGGCGCTACGGGGCGAGCCCGCGTGAGATGAAGATGATCCTGCTCAACGCCAGCCAGAACGAGCGCTTCCCGACGCTCTCGCCGCTGGCGGTGTTCGAGGAGCTGGGCAAACTTGTGCGTGATCCCAGCGTCTTCCCCTTTTTGCAGATGAAGCCCGACGGGCCCTACTACCGCCACGATCAATTCATCGATGTGGTGCGAGAGCGCTACCTCGACATCATCGACCTGGAGATCCGCAGCGCGATGGGGCTGGTGGAAGAAGAGCAGTATGGCGAGTTCTTTGCGCGCTACATCGACCACGTCAGTCAGTGGCTCAAGGGAGAGAAGGTCTACAACCGCATCACCGGCAAGTACGAGAAGCCCGACGAGGAGCTGATGGCCGAGATGGAAGAGACCATCAACCACGAGGAAGACCCGGAAGACTTCCGCCGCGGACTTATCACCTCGATCGCCGCGTTCTCAATCGATAACCCGGGTATGAAGGTCGATTACCAGCAGATCTTCCCGATGTTCTTTGAGGCGCTCCAGGAGGCGTTCTTTGAGGAGCGGCAGCGGCAGATTCAGCGTATTGAGGAGAATCTGCTCACCTACTTCGAGAGCGAAGACGGGGCGTTGAGTAGTTCGGAGCGCCAGAGCGTGGAGACGACGCTCACCAACCTGAAGTCGCGCTACGGCTACTGTGATGAGAGCGCTCGGGAGGCGGTGGCCTTCTTGCTGTCGAATCGGTATAAGAGCTGA
- a CDS encoding HD family phosphohydrolase: protein MTPASRALREKRLRKLFDNALFQYGAFAIFVAAVVAIMSGGMESRDRSVTEDMIGQVAPVTVQATRDFPFVERDVAASERLREEVALAVPSVFDWQEGLGDELRAQVSAAFGAMRAHLAAVARERLQRDDPERLEQLESGATTPALLERRLIGTLSASERVRAAFEARNEHFEKHINTRIPEQDFEVLARQGFPLDAENAIGTIVAEVMSRWIVNNPLRIERERDNGVYLRRLRGEQFILEYHVTDLDGRFIGLEAIPRQVEEAARRDLIGISDQELRQAILTTASALVRPNTTYNEAKTLEKRRAARDSVADQVISEEFRRGQILIDRGHIITERHYRIVQEMLEGDDSFQTTQVLTGVAIFSLLLLLVFYGFGRRNIRKFRPQPRDIVFMGTTLLVMLLITRVGVALSAALAEQIAVIPAQAWYFALPVAAGGMLIRLVLDSEHAVIFTLLFSVLVGVIADNSLFFSAFTAMGTLVGVTTVQQVKHRMALMWSGLAVGVVNASAIIAFLLLQGELLQVSAISHVVLGFAGGVASGFFISAVLPLFEAVFGYTTDIKLLELANLNHPLLRELVLRAPGSYHHSMMVGSLCEAAAEEIGANSLLCRVGASYHDIGKAKNPQYFAENQKLGENPHDKLKPNMSALIIKAHVKDGLDMARQHRLPVEIQDFIVQHHGTSLIAYFYHKAKQAEDPDIPEVDEKDFRYPGPRPQSRETAICLLADGIEAASRAMPNPSPARLKGLVQTMINKAFTDGQLDECDLTLQDLNKIARAFTRILNGIYHHRPEYPGGSKRESEKSTDAGDRGRKTRPTRPNEAKPAAERTKTPTPAADASSEVWEIDDDAQPQDGKDDDARRDHENGKRTGSSPGRGDRKDDNSRPRDDLPRLGTS, encoded by the coding sequence ATGACGCCGGCATCACGCGCGCTTCGGGAAAAGCGGCTGCGTAAACTCTTCGACAACGCGCTCTTCCAATACGGCGCGTTTGCGATCTTTGTCGCCGCTGTCGTCGCGATCATGAGCGGCGGCATGGAGAGCCGCGACCGCAGCGTCACCGAAGACATGATCGGACAGGTCGCTCCGGTGACGGTGCAGGCCACCCGCGACTTCCCCTTTGTGGAGCGCGACGTGGCCGCCTCCGAGCGTCTGCGCGAAGAGGTCGCCCTTGCCGTGCCTTCGGTCTTCGACTGGCAGGAGGGGCTGGGCGATGAGCTGCGAGCGCAGGTCAGCGCGGCGTTCGGCGCGATGCGCGCGCATCTGGCCGCCGTGGCCCGCGAGCGCCTGCAACGCGACGATCCCGAGCGTCTCGAACAACTCGAGAGTGGCGCGACGACGCCGGCGCTGCTGGAGCGACGACTGATAGGCACGCTGTCGGCCTCCGAGCGCGTACGGGCGGCGTTTGAAGCGCGCAACGAGCATTTTGAAAAGCACATCAACACGCGCATCCCCGAGCAGGACTTCGAGGTCCTCGCCCGGCAGGGCTTTCCGCTGGACGCCGAGAACGCCATCGGCACGATCGTGGCCGAGGTGATGTCGCGCTGGATCGTCAACAACCCGCTGCGCATCGAGCGCGAGCGCGACAACGGCGTGTACCTGCGTCGTCTTCGTGGCGAGCAGTTCATTCTCGAGTACCACGTCACCGATCTCGATGGTCGCTTCATCGGGCTGGAGGCCATTCCCCGTCAGGTCGAGGAGGCCGCGCGCCGCGATCTCATTGGCATCAGCGATCAGGAACTTCGTCAGGCCATTTTAACGACGGCCTCAGCCCTGGTGCGGCCTAATACCACCTACAACGAAGCCAAAACGCTGGAGAAACGCCGCGCTGCCCGCGACTCGGTGGCCGACCAGGTCATCAGCGAGGAGTTTCGTCGCGGCCAGATCCTCATCGATCGCGGCCATATCATCACCGAGCGCCATTACCGCATTGTTCAAGAGATGCTTGAAGGTGACGACTCCTTCCAGACCACCCAGGTGCTCACCGGCGTGGCCATCTTCAGCCTGCTCTTGCTTCTGGTGTTCTACGGCTTTGGCCGGCGCAACATCCGAAAGTTCCGCCCCCAGCCCCGCGATATCGTCTTTATGGGCACCACGCTGCTGGTGATGCTCCTGATCACGCGGGTTGGCGTCGCGCTGAGCGCGGCGCTCGCTGAGCAGATCGCGGTGATTCCCGCCCAGGCCTGGTATTTTGCGCTGCCGGTGGCCGCCGGTGGCATGCTCATTCGCCTGGTCCTCGACAGCGAACACGCCGTGATCTTTACGCTGCTCTTCAGCGTGCTGGTGGGCGTGATCGCCGACAACTCCCTCTTCTTTTCGGCCTTTACCGCCATGGGCACCCTGGTGGGTGTGACCACCGTGCAGCAGGTCAAGCACCGCATGGCGCTGATGTGGTCGGGCCTTGCGGTCGGCGTGGTCAACGCCTCGGCCATCATCGCCTTTTTGCTCCTTCAGGGGGAGCTGCTGCAGGTCTCGGCCATCTCGCATGTGGTGCTGGGTTTTGCCGGCGGCGTGGCCTCGGGCTTCTTCATCTCGGCGGTGCTCCCGCTCTTTGAGGCGGTCTTTGGTTATACCACCGACATCAAGCTCCTGGAGCTGGCCAACCTCAACCACCCCCTCCTGCGCGAGCTGGTACTGCGTGCGCCGGGCTCCTACCACCACAGCATGATGGTCGGCTCGCTCTGTGAGGCGGCCGCCGAAGAGATCGGCGCCAACTCCCTGCTCTGCCGCGTGGGCGCCTCCTACCACGACATCGGCAAGGCCAAAAACCCGCAGTATTTCGCCGAGAACCAGAAGCTGGGCGAAAACCCCCACGATAAGCTCAAGCCGAATATGAGCGCGCTGATCATTAAGGCGCACGTCAAGGACGGCCTGGATATGGCCCGCCAGCATCGCCTGCCGGTCGAGATCCAGGATTTCATCGTCCAGCACCACGGCACTAGCCTCATCGCCTACTTTTACCATAAGGCCAAACAGGCCGAAGATCCGGACATCCCCGAGGTTGATGAGAAGGACTTCCGCTACCCCGGCCCTCGCCCCCAGAGCCGCGAGACGGCCATCTGTCTGCTCGCTGACGGCATCGAAGCGGCCAGCCGCGCCATGCCCAACCCCAGCCCGGCCCGCCTCAAGGGGCTGGTGCAGACGATGATCAACAAGGCGTTTACCGACGGTCAGCTTGACGAATGTGACCTGACGCTGCAGGACCTGAACAAGATCGCGCGCGCGTTCACTCGAATCCTCAACGGAATCTACCACCACCGCCCCGAGTATCCGGGCGGCAGCAAGCGCGAGAGCGAAAAATCCACCGACGCCGGCGATCGCGGACGCAAGACGCGCCCCACCCGGCCCAACGAAGCCAAACCGGCCGCCGAGCGCACCAAAACGCCCACGCCGGCCGCTGACGCAAGCTCCGAGGTCTGGGAGATCGACGACGATGCCCAACCTCAGGACGGAAAGGACGACGATGCCCGTCGAGATCATGAGAATGGGAAGCGCACAGGATCATCCCCAGGCCGAGGCGATCGCAAAGACGATAACTCGCGCCCTCGAGACGACCTACCGCGCCTTGGAACTTCGTGA
- the ybeY gene encoding rRNA maturation RNase YbeY — MELRDPELSVVLTDDDEIRQLNRQWRGEDHATDVLSFPLYEADELPEDPVALGDIIISLPYAERLVASEEHRHRLAEAAGVDPSELRWTLVDEVSFLFVHGLLHLIGHDHAEPEEEAVMRAEERRVFELMTSALETSTAPSSP, encoded by the coding sequence TTGGAACTTCGTGACCCCGAGCTCTCGGTGGTGCTCACCGACGATGACGAGATCCGCCAGCTCAACCGCCAGTGGCGCGGCGAAGACCACGCCACAGACGTGCTCTCCTTTCCGCTCTACGAGGCCGACGAGCTCCCGGAAGACCCGGTGGCGCTGGGAGACATCATCATCAGCCTGCCCTACGCCGAGCGCCTGGTGGCCTCGGAGGAGCATCGCCATCGCCTGGCCGAAGCCGCCGGCGTCGACCCCTCGGAGCTTCGCTGGACATTGGTCGACGAGGTGAGCTTTCTCTTCGTGCACGGCCTTCTCCACCTCATCGGACACGACCACGCCGAGCCCGAAGAAGAAGCCGTGATGCGCGCCGAAGAGCGCCGCGTCTTCGAGCTGATGACCTCGGCCCTTGAGACTTCCACCGCCCCCTCCTCGCCATGA
- a CDS encoding ATP-binding protein, protein MKIQHLDDYTAACPGCDRARYTIGARGEVAHAEICQDCFAVCPACQGQEYTYEVDERGYEVARQCTVCGALKRRIQAFNDARVPYLHRRATLEGFRTHRARQGDAGAGDAIGNLPRVRLRLFHWAKNFSPGERGYLLHGSVGTGKTHLLAGTIRHLTLEKGINARFIEFTHLLSAIKEGFDQGRGETSILGPLSEVPVLAIDELGKGRNTEWQLSIIDEIISKRYNAGLTTLFTTNYDVRESASNTLDVGSPDFRKMATAATLSERVGDRVFSRLHEMADFVHVDAPDYRRAEAQRR, encoded by the coding sequence ATGAAGATTCAACATCTCGACGATTACACCGCCGCCTGCCCCGGTTGCGACCGCGCCCGCTACACCATCGGCGCGCGCGGTGAGGTCGCCCACGCCGAGATCTGTCAGGACTGCTTTGCGGTCTGCCCGGCCTGCCAGGGCCAGGAGTACACCTACGAGGTCGACGAGCGAGGCTACGAGGTCGCCCGCCAGTGTACGGTCTGTGGGGCGCTCAAGCGTCGTATTCAGGCCTTCAACGATGCGCGCGTGCCGTATTTGCACCGCCGCGCCACCCTGGAAGGCTTCCGTACGCACCGCGCGCGCCAGGGTGACGCGGGCGCCGGCGACGCCATCGGCAACCTCCCGCGCGTGCGCCTGAGGCTCTTTCACTGGGCCAAAAACTTCTCTCCCGGGGAGCGCGGCTACCTGCTGCACGGAAGCGTCGGCACCGGCAAAACCCACCTGCTCGCCGGCACCATCCGCCACCTCACCCTGGAGAAGGGCATCAACGCCCGCTTCATCGAGTTCACCCACCTCTTGAGCGCCATCAAAGAGGGCTTTGACCAGGGCCGCGGCGAAACGAGCATCCTGGGGCCGCTCTCCGAGGTCCCCGTGCTGGCCATCGACGAGCTGGGGAAGGGGCGCAACACCGAGTGGCAGCTCTCGATCATCGATGAGATCATCTCCAAGCGCTACAACGCCGGGCTCACAACCCTCTTCACGACCAACTACGACGTACGCGAGAGCGCCTCAAACACCCTCGATGTGGGAAGCCCCGATTTTCGAAAGATGGCCACCGCCGCGACGCTCTCCGAGCGCGTGGGCGACCGGGTCTTCAGCCGTCTCCATGAGATGGCCGACTTCGTGCACGTCGACGCCCCCGACTACCGCCGCGCCGAGGCGCAGCGCCGCTAA